The Vicinamibacterales bacterium genome includes the window CAGCGCCGCGATCCGCGCCGCCAGCTCGCGCGGGCTGAACGGCTTGGTCACATAGTCGTCGGCGCCCAGCTCGAGCCCGGCAATCCGTTCCGCTTCTTCGCCGCGAGCGGTCAGCATGATGATCGGGATGGCCGCCGTCGCCGGATCGTGGCGGAGGGCCTGGCACACCAGCAGGCCGTCCATGCCCGGCAGCATCAGGTCGAGCAGAATCAGGTCCGGCGGCGACGCTTTGACCCGCGGGAGCACAGTCGTACCCGTCGCGGCGATCTCCGTCGCGTGCCCCGCTTTGCCGAGGGCATGCGCGATCAGGTCGGCAATGTCTTTTTCGTCTTCGACGATGAGGATGCGGCTCACAGGCGGTTCGAGGACACTCATTCTCGCATCCGCCGGCGCTTTCCGTAAAATAGGAGGATGCTGGCGCTGTTCGTCGCAGCCTGGGTGGCGCAGGCCGCCGTGACTTCTCGAGAGACACCACAAGTCGTGCTGAAGACGTCGGCGAACGTGAGCGAGGTCGCGCCGGGCGGGACGGTCACGCTGCAGCTCGAGGTCACGCCCAGGCCGAAGCTGCACGTCTATGCGCCGGGTGTGGCCGGCTACATTCCGATCCAGCTCACGCTTGCGGCCGATCCGGCGTTGACGATCGCCAAGGCCACATATCCGCCCGGCCAGAAGTACGTGGAGCCGGCGCTCAACGAG containing:
- a CDS encoding protein-disulfide reductase DsbD domain-containing protein; protein product: MLALFVAAWVAQAAVTSRETPQVVLKTSANVSEVAPGGTVTLQLEVTPRPKLHVYAPGVAGYIPIQLTLAADPALTIAKATYPPGQKYVEPALNETALVYAKPFRITDAVAVARTASGAVTIRGTVRYQACDETICYLPKTVPVEWTVTVK
- a CDS encoding response regulator transcription factor → MSVLEPPVSRILIVEDEKDIADLIAHALGKAGHATEIAATGTTVLPRVKASPPDLILLDLMLPGMDGLLVCQALRHDPATAAIPIIMLTARGEEAERIAGLELGADDYVTKPFSPRELAARIAALLRRVQRPPAGPVLAYGPLTIDVERHAVHASGAEVRLTAKEFLLLQYLVEHRGRVLSRDLLLSDVWGYQYTGGTRTVDVHVRRLREKLPFLSEAIATIKQFGYRLEDR